The Halobacterium sp. CBA1132 genome has a segment encoding these proteins:
- a CDS encoding CBASS oligonucleotide cyclase translates to MGDTHQTGHTYSGGGRGSTDTGQIGNTIRNTIREGDEVDESYRDFAEDSGLTDRQGETISNRRDVLEEILREELGVHDSRLIGSFTRRTVTGPMTEETDADMMVVLDAQEHRHWIEQESGPRNCLRAIKRRIKSDPRFSETDVKIDQNAVQVKYHDSTIEIVPAFRYSEVPHAEHPRDGLNLFNDASDGYAIPDTHGQESWIGTNPRAYKQRFDARNEAHDGRVAGLTRVMKKWSENNDVPTKGYAMEVMVYNYFAEKAETGGAVPENYHDLARDFVDSLPERVRGTPREPVYDGAVDNHWSSEERQEAAEKAKRAAQTLEEAKRLKEQGRTQEAKEKLREEYGEGFQD, encoded by the coding sequence ATGGGCGACACACATCAAACCGGACACACGTACTCGGGTGGTGGTCGAGGATCGACGGACACCGGACAAATCGGCAATACGATTCGGAATACTATCCGAGAAGGGGACGAAGTAGACGAATCGTATCGCGATTTCGCTGAGGATAGCGGTCTGACCGACCGACAGGGCGAGACAATCTCCAACCGACGTGATGTCTTGGAAGAGATTCTCCGAGAAGAACTGGGTGTTCACGACTCCCGGCTTATCGGTTCTTTCACGCGGCGTACCGTGACTGGACCGATGACGGAAGAAACGGACGCGGACATGATGGTCGTTCTTGACGCGCAAGAACACCGGCACTGGATTGAACAGGAAAGTGGGCCGCGAAATTGCCTACGAGCGATTAAGCGTCGGATAAAGAGTGACCCCCGATTTTCCGAGACGGATGTCAAGATTGACCAGAATGCAGTTCAGGTGAAGTACCACGATTCCACCATCGAAATCGTTCCGGCATTCCGGTATTCCGAAGTCCCGCACGCGGAGCATCCACGGGATGGACTCAACTTGTTTAATGATGCCAGTGACGGGTACGCTATTCCAGACACCCACGGACAGGAGTCATGGATTGGGACGAATCCGAGAGCGTACAAGCAGCGCTTCGACGCACGAAATGAAGCGCATGATGGGCGAGTTGCCGGGCTAACTCGGGTGATGAAGAAATGGTCCGAGAACAACGATGTTCCCACTAAGGGATACGCGATGGAGGTGATGGTCTACAACTACTTCGCTGAAAAGGCCGAAACGGGCGGAGCAGTTCCAGAGAACTATCACGACCTAGCGCGAGACTTCGTTGACTCACTTCCGGAACGAGTTCGTGGCACTCCGCGAGAGCCCGTGTACGACGGCGCTGTCGATAACCACTGGAGTAGTGAGGAAAGGCAGGAAGCAGCAGAGAAAGCGAAGCGAGCTGCGCAAACACTTGAGGAAGCGAAGAGATTGAAGGAGCAAGGACGAACACAGGAGGCGAAAGAAAAACTTCGAGAGGAGTACGGTGAGGGGTTTCAGGACTGA
- a CDS encoding helix-turn-helix domain-containing protein — MPVSDDVLDELETRYLTDDNPLDLPHYLDLLGTMADPTRFAILTELNEAGNDGRSPAELADALDLNESSIRDHIDVLVEVGLANRWREANQNQPGTHLHCEISGYGLAAFDAFEELLAADRRAAEYFRSDS; from the coding sequence ATGCCTGTCTCCGACGATGTTCTGGACGAGTTAGAGACTCGGTATCTTACTGACGACAATCCGCTCGATCTCCCGCACTATCTCGACTTGCTGGGTACGATGGCGGACCCGACTCGGTTCGCTATCCTCACCGAGCTGAACGAAGCGGGCAACGACGGGCGTTCACCGGCCGAGTTGGCAGACGCGCTCGACCTCAACGAGTCTTCTATTCGCGATCATATCGACGTTCTAGTTGAGGTCGGGCTTGCCAATCGGTGGCGCGAGGCCAATCAAAACCAGCCGGGAACTCATCTGCACTGCGAGATTAGCGGTTATGGACTCGCTGCCTTCGACGCGTTCGAGGAGCTGCTGGCAGCGGACCGGCGTGCAGCAGAATACTTTCGGAGCGACAGCTAG
- a CDS encoding type I restriction endonuclease subunit R — protein MVSTPSEGGVERSLLSWLDGIGWETHGQDGDRGANVLDEAYERDSHEVIYWNLFAEQVVALNEDVTEDNVDKFVSSLRRDLDTENLMDGNRAFYQLLTKGKTFNVQRDDGTTETIYVDLIDHENPEQNRFHAVNQFSVSRETTIRPDVTLFVNGIPLVTMELKSRAQDNDWHDAVSDLKAYEDDVPRLFVPGLFNVAADTMELRYGAVGAPREFYEPWNDAPAEFEDDNEMRQAVKALCNPDTLLDLLKNFVFYERRAGGDAKIVPRYMQYYAVNRILDRVRRGEHKRGLIWHTQGSGKSFTMLYAAENLLSQPTVAKNPQVFVIVDTDKLNSQMRDQLANLSLEQWTEAESIDHLQQLIEEGQSQLVLTTIQKFEDVDPDVQGNDEVVVMSDEAHRFMEADLGSRLEAALPDCYHFGFTGTPVREGEKHEDRNTFREFSPEDEDYLHRYSVKQGIDDGLILPVYFTLRHEMEWEIDEAGLDEEFEQEFRGMTTDEKREAIRENVTATTLAEIEPRVNRAVAEIDQHYGDHVAPNGWKGMVVTPSRRSAAMYGERLIDRRGEDEVEVLYTSTKDDPELIQQFHTDSEERDSIVKAFKEDENPKLLVVHNMLLTGFDAPILKTMYLDRNLKNHNLMQAIARTNRPAEGKENGEIVDFQGVFENIDEALDYDAETKAYAARDKDDLYDDLVDQLDTVMGIFDGIPKEDTQEATYEAVERVSTHPERREFKQGFRRLQNLYEAVAPDGRLVSEGIEDDYKWLSRIHVAFKRTASGDESPEEDMREKTRDIINDHVEITDIKRDFPTYKLGEEYLEDVEGLENPGVKASQIAHATREHLHPRENQNPRYKRLSERVTDIVERWQGDEISDPEAVEALRSVEEDVLEVEKEAEEQGMGDAEFAIYTHLTEETPDAIESEEQAEEIAAEIVSQFRERVDRGYHGWQTNQQTIAEIERILLDVLVKERNLGSLIQDHDDFIDVMRNYLIRNHG, from the coding sequence ATGGTTAGCACCCCATCCGAGGGCGGCGTCGAACGCTCGCTTCTCTCGTGGCTCGACGGCATCGGATGGGAGACACACGGACAGGACGGCGACCGTGGTGCAAACGTTCTTGATGAGGCCTACGAGCGCGACAGCCACGAGGTCATCTACTGGAACCTCTTCGCCGAGCAGGTCGTCGCGTTGAACGAGGATGTGACCGAGGATAACGTCGATAAGTTCGTTTCTTCCCTTCGTCGCGACCTCGACACCGAGAACCTGATGGACGGAAACCGCGCGTTCTACCAGTTGCTCACCAAGGGCAAGACGTTCAACGTCCAGCGCGATGACGGCACGACCGAAACCATCTACGTTGACCTGATTGACCACGAGAATCCCGAACAGAACCGCTTCCACGCGGTCAATCAGTTTTCTGTCTCGCGTGAGACGACAATTCGCCCGGACGTCACTCTGTTCGTCAACGGGATTCCGCTCGTCACGATGGAGCTGAAGAGTCGCGCACAGGACAACGACTGGCACGACGCTGTCAGCGACCTCAAAGCCTACGAGGACGACGTCCCTCGGCTGTTCGTTCCCGGTCTGTTCAACGTCGCTGCCGACACGATGGAACTGCGCTACGGTGCGGTCGGCGCTCCCCGCGAGTTCTATGAACCGTGGAACGACGCCCCGGCAGAGTTCGAGGACGACAACGAGATGCGGCAGGCGGTGAAGGCGCTCTGCAATCCTGATACGCTGCTGGACCTGCTGAAGAACTTCGTGTTCTACGAGCGGCGTGCTGGTGGTGACGCGAAGATTGTCCCGCGCTACATGCAGTATTACGCGGTCAATCGTATCCTCGACCGCGTTCGTCGGGGTGAACACAAGCGCGGGCTCATCTGGCACACTCAAGGGTCGGGCAAGTCGTTCACCATGCTGTACGCTGCTGAGAATCTGCTCTCACAGCCGACTGTCGCGAAGAACCCGCAGGTGTTCGTGATCGTCGATACGGACAAGCTCAACAGCCAGATGCGCGACCAGCTAGCGAACCTCTCGTTGGAGCAGTGGACGGAAGCCGAGAGTATCGACCACCTCCAGCAGCTCATCGAAGAGGGGCAAAGCCAGCTAGTCCTTACGACGATCCAGAAATTCGAGGACGTAGACCCCGACGTCCAAGGCAACGACGAAGTCGTCGTCATGTCCGACGAAGCCCACCGCTTCATGGAAGCCGACCTCGGGAGTCGCCTCGAAGCAGCGCTTCCCGACTGCTATCACTTCGGCTTCACCGGCACCCCTGTCCGTGAAGGAGAGAAACACGAGGACCGCAACACGTTCCGTGAATTCTCGCCCGAAGACGAGGACTACCTGCATCGCTACTCTGTCAAGCAGGGTATCGACGACGGCCTGATTCTGCCCGTCTACTTCACACTGCGCCACGAAATGGAGTGGGAGATAGACGAGGCGGGCTTAGACGAAGAGTTCGAGCAGGAATTCCGTGGCATGACCACGGACGAAAAGCGGGAGGCAATTCGCGAGAACGTGACTGCGACGACGCTCGCAGAAATTGAACCCCGGGTCAATCGTGCTGTTGCGGAGATTGACCAGCACTATGGCGACCACGTAGCGCCGAACGGGTGGAAGGGGATGGTTGTGACGCCGAGTCGCCGGTCAGCCGCGATGTACGGTGAACGGCTCATCGACCGGCGTGGCGAGGACGAGGTCGAGGTCCTCTACACCTCAACGAAAGACGATCCCGAGCTAATCCAGCAGTTCCACACCGACTCCGAGGAGCGTGACAGCATCGTCAAGGCGTTCAAGGAAGACGAGAATCCGAAACTCCTCGTCGTCCACAACATGCTCCTGACGGGGTTCGACGCGCCGATATTGAAGACGATGTACCTCGACCGGAACCTGAAAAACCACAACCTCATGCAGGCTATCGCCCGCACCAACCGGCCTGCCGAAGGAAAGGAAAACGGCGAGATCGTGGACTTTCAGGGCGTCTTCGAGAACATCGACGAGGCGTTGGACTACGACGCCGAGACGAAAGCGTACGCAGCCCGTGACAAGGACGACCTCTACGACGACCTCGTAGACCAGCTAGACACGGTGATGGGAATCTTCGATGGAATACCGAAGGAGGACACCCAAGAGGCGACCTACGAGGCCGTCGAGCGTGTCAGCACTCACCCGGAACGTCGTGAGTTCAAACAAGGATTCCGCCGGCTGCAAAACCTCTACGAGGCAGTCGCTCCAGACGGCCGGCTCGTCAGCGAAGGCATCGAGGACGACTACAAGTGGCTCAGCCGGATTCACGTCGCGTTCAAACGCACGGCGTCGGGCGATGAATCCCCGGAGGAAGACATGCGCGAGAAGACGCGGGATATCATCAACGACCACGTCGAGATTACGGATATCAAGCGTGACTTCCCGACGTACAAACTGGGCGAAGAGTACCTTGAGGACGTCGAGGGACTAGAGAATCCCGGCGTGAAAGCGTCCCAAATCGCCCACGCAACCCGCGAACACCTTCACCCTCGGGAGAATCAGAACCCTCGATACAAGCGGCTAAGCGAACGCGTGACGGATATCGTCGAACGCTGGCAAGGGGACGAAATTAGCGACCCCGAGGCTGTTGAGGCACTGAGATCAGTTGAGGAGGACGTCCTTGAGGTCGAGAAAGAAGCTGAAGAACAGGGGATGGGTGATGCTGAATTCGCAATCTACACCCATCTTACCGAGGAGACACCAGACGCAATCGAGTCCGAAGAGCAGGCCGAAGAGATTGCTGCTGAGATCGTCTCCCAATTCCGTGAGCGCGTGGACCGAGGCTACCACGGCTGGCAGACGAACCAGCAGACCATCGCTGAAATCGAGCGTATTCTGCTAGACGTCCTCGTGAAGGAACGTAATCTCGGGTCCTTGATTCAGGATCACGACGACTTCATCGACGTGATGCGGAACTACCTCATCCGAAATCATGGCTAA
- a CDS encoding IS6 family transposase has protein sequence MPENARLSGCLDQIDLEFVEREATPQLLMKLSIQLHLAGLSLSNTVSILEIFGVERARSTVHNWVHKADLQPESGRSPDHVAVDETVIRLNNEQYWLYAAVDPETNELLHTKLEPTRTNVIARSFFADLREKHDVDNAVFLVDGAPTLKDACQRHGLRFQYEKHGNRNAVERVFREIKRRTSSFSNCFSNAAADTADDWLRSFSFAWNQLI, from the coding sequence ATGCCAGAAAACGCCCGCCTCAGCGGTTGTTTAGACCAGATCGACTTAGAGTTTGTTGAACGAGAAGCGACACCGCAGCTGCTGATGAAGCTCAGTATTCAGCTCCACCTTGCTGGACTCTCACTTTCAAATACTGTCTCTATACTTGAGATATTCGGTGTCGAACGAGCACGCTCCACCGTCCATAACTGGGTTCACAAAGCCGACCTACAGCCCGAGTCAGGACGGAGTCCGGATCACGTTGCCGTTGATGAAACCGTGATCCGACTCAATAACGAGCAGTACTGGCTGTACGCTGCTGTCGATCCAGAAACAAACGAATTGCTCCATACAAAGCTTGAGCCGACGCGTACGAACGTGATTGCTCGCTCGTTTTTCGCCGACCTCCGCGAGAAACATGATGTCGATAATGCCGTGTTTCTCGTTGATGGTGCACCCACGCTGAAAGACGCCTGTCAACGACACGGCCTCCGATTCCAATATGAAAAACACGGGAATCGGAATGCTGTCGAACGTGTCTTTCGAGAGATAAAACGACGAACCTCATCGTTCTCGAACTGTTTCAGCAACGCCGCAGCAGATACCGCCGACGATTGGCTCAGATCGTTCAGCTTCGCATGGAATCAGCTTATCTGA
- a CDS encoding M48 family metallopeptidase has protein sequence MAKADSRSIDLLGKTVEYDVQRSTEASEPRIDVDIHGVTVVLPDSEEVQPATLLKENAAWVVDKRQQYEAHREQVPDRTFAAGEQFPYLGEPRTLVVAPCRKHSVQDDTIRLRQSAVEQSSVEQVLENFYRGRARDYLTDRADHYAEQMGVDYEALELRNQRTRWGSCSTNGTLSLNWRIIMAPPDVVDYLLVHELAHLTEQHHGEEFWKLVADYVPDYQAKDQWLTENSVKLIFSEDDL, from the coding sequence ATGGCTAAAGCCGACTCACGGTCGATTGACCTCTTGGGGAAGACCGTCGAGTACGATGTCCAACGTAGTACGGAGGCCTCGGAGCCTCGGATTGATGTCGATATTCACGGTGTGACTGTTGTCCTCCCTGATTCGGAGGAAGTCCAACCGGCGACGTTGCTCAAGGAGAACGCGGCATGGGTGGTGGACAAACGGCAGCAGTATGAGGCTCACCGGGAGCAGGTGCCTGACCGAACGTTTGCGGCCGGGGAACAGTTTCCGTATCTGGGGGAGCCCCGCACGCTGGTTGTGGCGCCGTGCCGGAAACACTCCGTGCAGGACGACACAATCCGACTCCGCCAGAGTGCGGTTGAACAGTCCTCGGTAGAGCAGGTACTGGAGAACTTCTACCGTGGTCGTGCCCGAGACTATCTCACGGATCGAGCTGACCACTACGCCGAACAGATGGGCGTGGACTACGAGGCATTAGAGCTGCGGAATCAACGGACACGGTGGGGGAGCTGTTCGACAAACGGGACGCTTAGTCTGAATTGGCGAATTATCATGGCACCGCCTGATGTCGTCGATTACCTCCTCGTCCACGAATTAGCACACCTAACTGAACAGCATCATGGCGAGGAGTTTTGGAAGCTTGTCGCGGATTATGTGCCGGACTATCAGGCGAAAGACCAGTGGCTCACTGAAAACAGCGTGAAGCTGATTTTCAGCGAGGACGATCTTTAG
- a CDS encoding class I SAM-dependent DNA methyltransferase: MPLSLDDLETHLFKCADIIRDAVDPTDYKEYILPLVYYKSISDEFEKQYAENVEEYGEDFARRNNLYDIPVVPEGYLWADIRAVSDNVDQALNEAFDALTEENPELAGVFRADYIDADALDDDRLGKLVEHLSKHDLDRDSIPPDMLGEAYMDLVRHFAEEEGKSGGQFFTPPHIVNLCVRLVDDFEDGMTFHDPTVGSGGMLIEAARYYRDEQSSDPTKLTFTGQEINPDIAAIAKMNLSIHGLDGEIRREDSLSNPAFTNDEENELTRFDRVLANFPFSADWAKDDLQDDPYGRFDWHEKLPRADRGDYAFIMHMAKQLKRPERDEAGGKAAIVIPHGVLFRKHESRYREYMLENDMVEAIVGLPENLFQNNSIPSAVLVLNTDKPAEREGEVQFIHAADEAFYEELSNQNELTEDGLDHIVENFREWTIEERVSRTVSLGEIRENDYNLNIALYVDTTEPEEDVDVAEELAKLRELQAERDEIEATMTEHLEALSYE, from the coding sequence ATGCCTCTCTCTTTGGATGACCTCGAAACGCACTTGTTCAAGTGTGCGGACATCATCCGCGACGCCGTTGACCCGACCGACTACAAGGAGTACATTCTGCCGCTGGTCTACTACAAGTCTATCTCCGATGAGTTCGAAAAACAGTACGCTGAGAACGTCGAGGAGTACGGCGAAGACTTCGCCCGCCGAAACAACCTCTACGACATCCCGGTCGTTCCTGAAGGCTATCTGTGGGCGGATATTCGCGCCGTCAGCGACAACGTCGATCAAGCCCTGAACGAGGCCTTCGACGCACTCACCGAAGAGAACCCCGAGCTAGCTGGCGTCTTCCGCGCGGACTACATCGACGCGGACGCGCTCGACGACGACCGTCTCGGCAAGCTAGTCGAACACCTCTCGAAGCACGACCTCGACCGCGACAGCATCCCCCCAGACATGCTCGGAGAGGCGTACATGGACCTTGTGCGCCACTTCGCAGAAGAAGAGGGCAAGTCCGGTGGGCAGTTCTTCACGCCCCCGCACATCGTCAATCTCTGCGTTCGCCTCGTCGATGACTTCGAGGACGGAATGACGTTCCACGATCCAACCGTGGGTTCTGGTGGGATGCTCATCGAGGCCGCGCGCTACTACCGTGACGAGCAGAGTAGTGACCCGACGAAGCTGACGTTCACCGGGCAGGAAATCAACCCGGATATTGCGGCGATTGCGAAGATGAACCTCTCCATCCATGGACTGGATGGCGAGATTCGGCGCGAAGATTCCCTCTCGAATCCTGCCTTCACGAACGACGAGGAGAACGAGCTGACGCGCTTCGACCGTGTGCTAGCTAATTTCCCGTTCTCCGCTGATTGGGCGAAAGACGACCTCCAAGACGACCCGTACGGGCGCTTCGACTGGCACGAAAAACTCCCACGTGCCGACCGAGGCGACTACGCCTTCATCATGCACATGGCGAAGCAGTTGAAGCGTCCCGAACGCGATGAGGCAGGGGGGAAAGCCGCTATCGTCATCCCTCACGGCGTGCTGTTCCGCAAGCACGAGTCGCGGTATCGGGAGTACATGCTTGAGAATGATATGGTGGAGGCCATCGTCGGACTTCCCGAGAATCTATTCCAGAACAATTCGATTCCCTCCGCAGTCCTCGTATTGAACACGGACAAACCCGCCGAACGCGAGGGCGAAGTACAGTTCATCCACGCCGCAGACGAGGCGTTCTACGAGGAACTATCGAACCAGAACGAACTCACCGAGGACGGCCTCGACCACATCGTTGAGAACTTCCGCGAGTGGACGATCGAAGAGCGCGTTAGTCGCACGGTGTCGCTCGGTGAGATTCGAGAGAACGACTACAACCTCAACATCGCGCTGTACGTCGATACCACAGAGCCGGAGGAGGATGTTGATGTGGCGGAGGAACTGGCGAAGTTACGCGAGTTACAGGCTGAACGGGATGAGATTGAGGCGACGATGACGGAGCATTTGGAGGCGTTGAGCTATGAGTGA
- a CDS encoding ParA family protein codes for MTSKIAVTNQKGGVGKTTIAINVAGALAARNHDVLLVDLDPQGHGTEGLGLQAKYESESPNLHDVLLDLDDQDQINELIDQHEEFDVLPSNIDLFAAESELTTAMRSRHRLQLALDSLNHDYDFILVDCPPSLGQLTDNALLACEHALVPALAESTSIRALELVHGQMATLEQNFETTIKEIGIVANRVEPDGQSEEMMQWFDDNFDGIPVWEVRKRVALQRAWSAGVSIHQHSEDCDMEAVFESIATRLEEVAA; via the coding sequence ATGACTTCCAAGATCGCGGTTACGAACCAGAAAGGCGGAGTCGGAAAGACAACCATCGCCATCAACGTTGCAGGGGCACTCGCGGCCCGTAACCACGACGTCCTACTCGTGGACCTCGACCCACAAGGCCACGGAACAGAAGGACTGGGTCTACAAGCGAAGTATGAATCTGAGTCACCGAACCTTCACGACGTCCTGCTCGATCTCGACGACCAAGACCAGATTAACGAGCTGATTGACCAGCACGAAGAATTCGACGTTCTCCCGTCGAATATCGACTTGTTCGCTGCTGAATCCGAGCTAACGACCGCGATGCGTAGCCGTCACCGCCTCCAGCTAGCTCTCGACTCCCTCAACCACGACTACGATTTCATCCTCGTCGATTGCCCTCCGTCGCTCGGACAACTCACGGACAACGCCCTACTCGCGTGCGAGCATGCACTGGTTCCTGCGCTAGCGGAATCGACCTCTATCCGCGCGTTAGAGCTGGTCCACGGCCAGATGGCCACCCTCGAACAGAATTTTGAGACGACCATTAAGGAGATTGGAATCGTCGCAAATCGTGTCGAACCAGATGGACAGAGCGAGGAGATGATGCAGTGGTTCGACGACAACTTCGATGGAATCCCAGTCTGGGAAGTCCGCAAGCGGGTCGCACTGCAACGTGCATGGAGTGCCGGTGTTTCGATTCACCAGCATAGCGAGGACTGCGATATGGAGGCCGTATTCGAGTCGATTGCAACTCGGCTTGAGGAGGTCGCAGCATGA
- a CDS encoding restriction endonuclease subunit S has translation MSEDATLDEFVKNEENPSNLELGPIEINIPPKWDSEELSDLFNLISGNNYTGEHLSEEDNGGRVFLTLKSVNKGGGFNQDSIKYYTGEVNQREIVEPGELLIANTDVTQDGDIVGYSIRVPEFESEREIAASMDLSILRPKTKDVNLPYIEHLLQTEYIHSRMRAFSAGSTVLHLNTDLVKSLSLPLPPLPEQRKIATVLSTVDRAIEKSEEVIAQTERLREGAMQDLFSRGVRGYDDFQETKYGIIPASWEVKPVREIADRIGSGGTPNTDKEGYYGGDIEWVKTDDLNSGLVESAKTTITSRGLDESAAKLFPEGTVVFAMYGGALGQNGRLGMEAAMNQACCGIVTDESEMNSYLLHQQLIHRKKQLTALSAGTHQQNISQSMIEKFEVFVPPLDEQMEMVDILKSIERTMEANTNEKERLKRLKHGLMQDLLSGTARTTDTNIEVPEEIAQYG, from the coding sequence ATGAGTGAGGACGCTACGTTAGACGAGTTTGTGAAGAACGAGGAGAACCCCTCAAATCTTGAACTCGGCCCTATCGAGATTAATATTCCCCCGAAGTGGGACTCAGAAGAACTTTCTGACCTGTTCAATCTCATTTCTGGAAATAATTATACCGGGGAACACCTCTCCGAGGAGGATAACGGAGGACGGGTATTTCTCACGTTAAAGTCGGTGAACAAAGGAGGGGGATTCAATCAGGATAGTATAAAATACTATACTGGAGAGGTGAACCAGAGAGAAATAGTCGAGCCGGGCGAGTTACTAATCGCAAATACAGATGTTACCCAAGATGGAGATATTGTAGGGTATTCGATTAGAGTACCAGAGTTTGAGTCAGAAAGAGAAATTGCGGCCTCTATGGATTTGTCTATCCTTCGCCCGAAGACCAAGGACGTGAATTTGCCGTATATTGAGCATCTCCTCCAGACTGAATATATTCATTCTCGAATGAGGGCGTTTAGTGCTGGTTCAACAGTTCTTCATCTAAACACCGACCTCGTGAAGTCGCTCTCTCTGCCACTCCCACCACTCCCCGAACAGCGCAAAATCGCCACCGTACTCTCCACGGTTGACCGGGCGATCGAGAAGTCTGAGGAGGTCATAGCACAGACAGAACGCCTTAGAGAAGGGGCGATGCAAGACTTATTCTCTCGTGGAGTTCGTGGTTATGATGATTTCCAAGAGACGAAGTATGGCATTATCCCGGCCAGTTGGGAGGTTAAGCCAGTACGTGAGATAGCAGACCGAATTGGTTCTGGTGGAACTCCGAATACAGACAAAGAGGGGTACTATGGAGGAGATATTGAATGGGTCAAAACAGATGACTTGAATAGCGGGTTAGTTGAATCTGCTAAAACTACAATAACATCGCGGGGGCTGGACGAGTCAGCGGCTAAATTATTCCCCGAGGGTACAGTCGTGTTTGCGATGTACGGCGGTGCATTAGGGCAGAATGGCCGGTTAGGAATGGAGGCGGCTATGAATCAGGCTTGTTGTGGAATCGTCACTGACGAGTCAGAGATGAACTCCTACCTCCTACACCAGCAACTCATCCATCGAAAGAAACAACTCACCGCTCTAAGCGCCGGAACTCACCAGCAGAATATTTCCCAATCTATGATTGAGAAGTTCGAGGTGTTTGTCCCCCCTCTCGATGAACAAATGGAGATGGTGGATATTCTAAAGAGTATAGAGAGGACGATGGAGGCGAACACGAACGAAAAAGAGCGGCTAAAGCGACTCAAGCACGGTCTGATGCAAGACCTCCTCTCCGGAACAGCCCGCACGACCGACACTAACATAGAGGTGCCCGAGGAAATCGCGCAGTATGGTTAG
- a CDS encoding helix-turn-helix domain-containing protein: MPVSDDVIDGLEDQYLDDHLLDLPRYLDVLKLASDPTRFALLDELRDAGNEGKTPDELAAALDLDESEVCDDIGALSERYLVRRWRDSDEGEQGTHMHLEIGGYGLAALDAVEELLEAETRANEYFRSDDDPGSGDDDDGDDSPLTRYGPYDGPAVSAVRIIESGCDDPRRSDGTDDTEDS; the protein is encoded by the coding sequence ATGCCTGTCTCCGACGACGTAATTGACGGGTTGGAGGACCAGTATCTCGACGACCACTTGCTCGACCTACCGCGCTACCTTGACGTTCTGAAGCTCGCCTCAGACCCGACGCGATTTGCCCTCCTCGACGAACTCCGGGATGCAGGCAACGAGGGAAAGACTCCCGACGAGCTGGCCGCCGCGCTCGATCTCGACGAATCCGAGGTCTGCGACGATATCGGCGCGCTCTCCGAACGGTACCTCGTCCGGCGGTGGCGCGATTCGGACGAGGGCGAACAAGGAACGCACATGCACCTCGAAATCGGGGGATACGGCTTAGCCGCTCTCGACGCCGTTGAAGAACTTCTCGAAGCCGAAACGCGCGCGAATGAATACTTCCGGAGCGACGACGACCCCGGCAGTGGGGATGACGACGATGGAGACGACTCGCCGTTAACGCGTTATGGGCCTTATGACGGGCCAGCGGTCTCAGCTGTGCGGATAATCGAGTCCGGGTGCGACGACCCTCGGCGGTCTGATGGTACGGATGACACGGAGGACAGCTAG
- a CDS encoding PadR family transcriptional regulator: MHDLTGFQRDLLYTIAGLDEPHGLAVKEELEDYYESEIHHGRLYPNLDTLVDKGLVDKGELDQRTNYYTLTRRGQREIAARRDWEQQYVDLDD; this comes from the coding sequence ATGCATGATTTAACTGGATTCCAACGTGACCTGCTCTACACAATTGCGGGACTAGACGAGCCGCACGGACTCGCAGTTAAAGAGGAACTGGAAGACTACTACGAGTCTGAGATTCATCACGGCCGTCTCTACCCAAATCTCGACACTCTCGTAGACAAGGGACTCGTCGATAAAGGTGAACTCGACCAGCGCACCAACTACTACACACTAACGCGACGAGGCCAGCGAGAGATTGCGGCACGTCGGGACTGGGAGCAACAGTACGTCGATCTCGACGACTAA
- a CDS encoding HVO_2922 family protein yields MGATFEIYEDSAGRYRWRLVHDNGNIIADGGEGYTSKEKALQSIKSVRNTALDADIKTK; encoded by the coding sequence ATGGGTGCAACTTTCGAGATTTATGAGGACTCTGCCGGACGGTATCGGTGGCGACTTGTACACGATAATGGGAATATAATTGCCGATGGCGGGGAGGGGTATACATCAAAAGAGAAGGCCCTGCAATCAATCAAGAGCGTACGTAACACCGCTCTCGATGCAGATATTAAAACGAAATAA